The following proteins are co-located in the Triplophysa dalaica isolate WHDGS20190420 chromosome 2, ASM1584641v1, whole genome shotgun sequence genome:
- the wu:fa56d06 gene encoding uncharacterized protein wu:fa56d06 isoform X1, with the protein MLYPLSEMQRRAAPSKWEVGQATSGQEQNHKQAPVELRRQGTEPSRRFLMDLNTGMLKENVGEMNRRVAGYYNPSANEVRQGTQNSRASLVDVRTGQMLYPLSEMQRSAVAHEGSIELHKQEKEPSRNLMDLNAGQLKEHRNKMDSKATGYKWEVVSGPDQRPDTSKHEETHNSDAVEFYRQGTEPSRRFLMDLNTGMLKENVGEMNRRVAGCKSEVCFPLNNPPRRCCATLTAFLSLTDYNPSAHEVRQGTQNSRASIVDLRTGQLLYTLSEMQRRADPYTVKSGPALEEKKSQHISGHDNHKPDPFELHRQGTEPSRRFLMDLNTGMLKENVGEMNRRVAGFYNPSAHEVRQGTQNSRASLVDVRTGQLLYKLSEMQRRADPLKESILKGAGEAGAVCQGEIIQGRCYSFIPTPQTFNEAEGSCKTLSPEGHLASVANADVHKQLVAMVTKAKNHPVLTWLGGIEKENRFHWIDGSSWGYSDWMPGHPQKHKLSCLEMFRFDESWWTSVDCGQRRAFICSHPMTALRSS; encoded by the exons ATGTTGTATCCACTATCAGAGATGCAGAGGAGAGCAGCGCCAT CAAAATGGGAAGTAGGACAGGCCACTTCAGGACAAGAGCAGAACCACAAACAAGCTCCTGTTGAGCTCCGCAGGCAGGGAACAGAACCATCCCGACGTTTCCTGATGGATCTTAACACTGGCATGCTCAAGGAGAACGTTGGAGAAATGAACAGAAGAGTCGCCGGCT ATTACAACCCTTCGGCGAATGAGGTGAGACAGGGAACTCAGAACTCTCGGGCCTCTCTGGTGGACGTCAGAACCGGACAGATGCTGTATCCACTATCAGAGATGCAGAGGAGCGCGGTGGCTCATGAGGGCTCCATTGAGCTGcacaaacaagaaaaagaacCTTCTAGAAACCTGATGGACTTGAACGCCGGTCAGCTCAAagaacacagaaataaaatggaCAGTAAAGCAACAGGTT ATAAATGGGAAGTGGTTTCTGGTCCTGATCAAAGACCAGACACTTCTAAACACGAGGAGACCCACAACTCAGATGCTGTGGAGTTCTACAGGCAGGGAACAGAACCATCCCGGCGTTTCCTGATGGATCTGAACACCGGCATGCTCAAGGAGAACGTTGGAGAAATGAACAGAAGAGTCGCCGGCTGTAAGTCTGAAGTGTGTTTTCCCTTAAACAATCCACCAAGAAGATGTTGTGCAACTTTAACTGCGTTTCTTTCTCTCACAGATTACAATCCGTCAGCGCATGAGGTGAGACAGGGAACTCAGAACTCTCGGGCTTCTATTGTGGATCTCAGAACCGGTCAGCTGCTGTATACACTATCAGAGATGCAGAGGAGAGCAGACCCAT ATACGGTGAAGTCCGGCCCTGCGCTTGAGGAAAAGAAAAGTCAGCACATTTCAGGACATGACAACCACAAACCAGATCCTTTTGAGCTCCACAGGCAGGGAACAGAACCATCCAGACGTTTCCTGATGGATCTGAACACCGGGATGCTCAAGGAGAACGTTGGAGAAATGAACAGAAGAGTCGCCGGCT TTTACAATCCGTCAGCGCATGAGGTGAGACAGGGAACTCAGAACTCTCGGGCTTCTCTGGTGGATGTCAGAACCGGTCAGCTGCTGTATAAACTGTCAGAGATGCAGAGGAGAGCAGACCCAT TGAAGGAGTCCATCCTGAAAGGAGCTG gaGAGGCTGGAGCTGTCTGCCAGGGTGAGATCATTCAAGGGAGATGCTACAGTTTTATCCCAACTCCACAGACATTCAATGAAGCTGAG GGGTCCTGTAAAACATTATCTCCGGAAGGACACTTGGCGTCAGTGGCGAACGCAGATGTACATAAACAGCTTGTGGCGATGGTGACCAAAGCAAAGAATCATCCCGTTTTGACGTGGCTTGGAGGAATTGAGAAG GAAAACCGGTTCCACTGGATAGATGGTTCTTCTTGGGGATACAGCGACTGGATGCCTGGTCACCCGCAGAAACACAAGCTGTCCTGCCTTGAGATGTTCAGATTTG ATGAGAGCTGGTGGACATCAGTTGACTGCGGTCAAAGGAGAGCGTTCATCTGTTCTCACCCAATGACTGCATTGAGGAGCTCATGA
- the wu:fa56d06 gene encoding uncharacterized protein wu:fa56d06 isoform X2 has translation MLYPLSEMQRRAAPSKWEVGQATSGQEQNHKQAPVELRRQGTEPSRRFLMDLNTGMLKENVGEMNRRVAGYYNPSANEVRQGTQNSRASLVDVRTGQMLYPLSEMQRSAVAHEGSIELHKQEKEPSRNLMDLNAGQLKEHRNKMDSKATGYKWEVVSGPDQRPDTSKHEETHNSDAVEFYRQGTEPSRRFLMDLNTGMLKENVGEMNRRVAGYYNPSAHEVRQGTQNSRASIVDLRTGQLLYTLSEMQRRADPYTVKSGPALEEKKSQHISGHDNHKPDPFELHRQGTEPSRRFLMDLNTGMLKENVGEMNRRVAGFYNPSAHEVRQGTQNSRASLVDVRTGQLLYKLSEMQRRADPLKESILKGAGEAGAVCQGEIIQGRCYSFIPTPQTFNEAEGSCKTLSPEGHLASVANADVHKQLVAMVTKAKNHPVLTWLGGIEKENRFHWIDGSSWGYSDWMPGHPQKHKLSCLEMFRFDESWWTSVDCGQRRAFICSHPMTALRSS, from the exons ATGTTGTATCCACTATCAGAGATGCAGAGGAGAGCAGCGCCAT CAAAATGGGAAGTAGGACAGGCCACTTCAGGACAAGAGCAGAACCACAAACAAGCTCCTGTTGAGCTCCGCAGGCAGGGAACAGAACCATCCCGACGTTTCCTGATGGATCTTAACACTGGCATGCTCAAGGAGAACGTTGGAGAAATGAACAGAAGAGTCGCCGGCT ATTACAACCCTTCGGCGAATGAGGTGAGACAGGGAACTCAGAACTCTCGGGCCTCTCTGGTGGACGTCAGAACCGGACAGATGCTGTATCCACTATCAGAGATGCAGAGGAGCGCGGTGGCTCATGAGGGCTCCATTGAGCTGcacaaacaagaaaaagaacCTTCTAGAAACCTGATGGACTTGAACGCCGGTCAGCTCAAagaacacagaaataaaatggaCAGTAAAGCAACAGGTT ATAAATGGGAAGTGGTTTCTGGTCCTGATCAAAGACCAGACACTTCTAAACACGAGGAGACCCACAACTCAGATGCTGTGGAGTTCTACAGGCAGGGAACAGAACCATCCCGGCGTTTCCTGATGGATCTGAACACCGGCATGCTCAAGGAGAACGTTGGAGAAATGAACAGAAGAGTCGCCGGCT ATTACAATCCGTCAGCGCATGAGGTGAGACAGGGAACTCAGAACTCTCGGGCTTCTATTGTGGATCTCAGAACCGGTCAGCTGCTGTATACACTATCAGAGATGCAGAGGAGAGCAGACCCAT ATACGGTGAAGTCCGGCCCTGCGCTTGAGGAAAAGAAAAGTCAGCACATTTCAGGACATGACAACCACAAACCAGATCCTTTTGAGCTCCACAGGCAGGGAACAGAACCATCCAGACGTTTCCTGATGGATCTGAACACCGGGATGCTCAAGGAGAACGTTGGAGAAATGAACAGAAGAGTCGCCGGCT TTTACAATCCGTCAGCGCATGAGGTGAGACAGGGAACTCAGAACTCTCGGGCTTCTCTGGTGGATGTCAGAACCGGTCAGCTGCTGTATAAACTGTCAGAGATGCAGAGGAGAGCAGACCCAT TGAAGGAGTCCATCCTGAAAGGAGCTG gaGAGGCTGGAGCTGTCTGCCAGGGTGAGATCATTCAAGGGAGATGCTACAGTTTTATCCCAACTCCACAGACATTCAATGAAGCTGAG GGGTCCTGTAAAACATTATCTCCGGAAGGACACTTGGCGTCAGTGGCGAACGCAGATGTACATAAACAGCTTGTGGCGATGGTGACCAAAGCAAAGAATCATCCCGTTTTGACGTGGCTTGGAGGAATTGAGAAG GAAAACCGGTTCCACTGGATAGATGGTTCTTCTTGGGGATACAGCGACTGGATGCCTGGTCACCCGCAGAAACACAAGCTGTCCTGCCTTGAGATGTTCAGATTTG ATGAGAGCTGGTGGACATCAGTTGACTGCGGTCAAAGGAGAGCGTTCATCTGTTCTCACCCAATGACTGCATTGAGGAGCTCATGA